TATGGTAAAAGTATGGCGCGAGAAATACTACCACAAACCGCAAGACGATATTAACGGCGTGTTTGATTTTAACGCAGGCCGCAAATATGCCCAACTTAACTTTCTGATTGGCTACCTGGTGGCTATGGACCCAAAACGACCTGTTTGGAATAAGGGAGATTTTTTTGAAAAACATTAACTTGCAACACTGATCAACAAAAACCAATTCACTTCAATGAGTAAATATAAAGGCCAGGACAGGTTTCTTTTAGCGATTGACTGTATCATCTTCGGGTTTGATGGCTCAAACATTAAGCTACTGCTGGTACACCGCGATATTGAGCCCGAGAAAGATAAATGGAGCCTGATGGGCGGCTTTGTGCACGCCGACGAAACACCAGACGATGCCGCCAACCGTATCCTGGAAGAGTTGACCGGTCTTAAAAGCGTATATATGGAACAGATGCAAGCCTTTGGTGCACTAAACCGCGATCCGGTAGAGCGTACCGTTTCTATTGCCTATTACGCTTTAATTGATATTCACAAATACGAGCAGCAACTGAGCCACAAGCACCACGCCGAATGGTTTTTGGTTGGCGATATGCCCGATCTGATCTTTGACCACAGCGACATGGTGAAGATGGCCAAAAAGCGCCTGCAATATAAAGCTGCGCTGCACCCTATCTTGTTCCAACTGCTGCCGGAGAAATTTACCATCCCGCAATTACAGGCCTTGTACGAGGGTATCTATCAGTCTAAACTTGATGACCGTAATTTTAGCCGTAAGTTGCTGTCGACCGGGTTACTCATCAAGCTACCTGAAAAAGAGAAACTATCATCAAAAAAAGGAGCATTCTATTACACGCTGGATCAATCGCACTATATGGAAAACTTCCACTCGTTTTTGAACTTCATCCCTAACCCCGATCGCTTTTTTAAAGACTAAAACGCCGGGTTATGGCCTGCCGACATTCAAAAAACGGCTTAAACAGTATACTTTGCCACAGCGGCATGGGCTTTAGCGGATAACCGATATTGAGCGCCGGGCGATATAGATAAGCAGATAAGCGCTGCTCATCCACTGCATCCAGGTGCTGTAGGTGCCGCGGTTTTGTAATGATAGCTCCTGCCGGCAGTTCGCTGTTAAACGAACTGTTGGCGCGCGCCGGTTTGCCCGCTACGGTAGGTATCAGTAAGATAGGCGAAAAATTGATATTTAAAAAG
This region of Mucilaginibacter yixingensis genomic DNA includes:
- a CDS encoding NUDIX hydrolase, coding for MSKYKGQDRFLLAIDCIIFGFDGSNIKLLLVHRDIEPEKDKWSLMGGFVHADETPDDAANRILEELTGLKSVYMEQMQAFGALNRDPVERTVSIAYYALIDIHKYEQQLSHKHHAEWFLVGDMPDLIFDHSDMVKMAKKRLQYKAALHPILFQLLPEKFTIPQLQALYEGIYQSKLDDRNFSRKLLSTGLLIKLPEKEKLSSKKGAFYYTLDQSHYMENFHSFLNFIPNPDRFFKD